Proteins encoded within one genomic window of Komagataella phaffii GS115 chromosome 3, complete sequence:
- a CDS encoding Nuclear envelope protein that mediates the nuclear export of importin alpha (Srp1p), producing the protein MSDIASILEKSLHHEYAKESEAQLAALENHEGFATEVLRVVSNEGYPMNIRLSGAVFFKNFIRRKWLDEDGNYKVSEVDVKMIKKEVIGLMIQLPPSLQAQIGEAVSIIADSEFPQRWPELIDELVVRIGEDMLVNRGVLVVAHSIFKRWRPLFRSDELFLEIKLVLDKFSVPFLKLFKHVDELVDQNVNSKEHLEVLLDVLLLLVKIYYDLNCQDIPEFFEDNLAAGMSLMHKYLLFNPPVLKNDEEEEQADLLTKVKTAICELIQLYTIRYEDVFGKLIPDFMKCTWDLLIETDNKPKNDLLVSKALTFMSSTARIPAQAGFYQDEEHLNKIITAIIIPNIRIRQADEELFEDDPIEFIRLDLEGADSESRKKSALELLKELKEQNQSSVTSIGMKYVNQYLQEYLQSPSENWRSKDLALNLYSALAVKGTITSNGVTSINLLLNVVEFFTTTVATDLVNDQVNPILKVDAIKYIYTFRNQLTKEQLIEAFQLLSTHLNNSEYVVYTYTAITLEKILSIKQHGKPLFQKADIPTNVLQLLITNLFQLITSKDSSPEKLAENEFLMICVMRILVVSEDAINHLSKEILTQLLRIIQSIAKNPSNPKFTHYTFESIAAVAKYQKTIDDDLLELVVPQLLPILAEDVQEFVPYIFQILAFLLENYPSTKPLPTAYGQLIKPLMSPTVWEFKGNIPAVTRLLQAIIQQSPQSFATDADITPVLGVFQKLIASKVNDTYGFDLLETIFFNIDFTRLANYTKTAAMLLLQRLQNSKTEKFVKRFVVMMATFASISEKDQKLVRNASLLGPDFVIQFVDSVQNGIFGQILTNFIIPSSDGFNNLRDRNVIVIGLTNLISTSSQFYSPEGKYRLQLIPLLDKLTHLVTTESISGYLRTEDELDTSENEEFLFGSSFNKLNSIPYIPFTPVLTLSLSSQDLIRQFFKERLGQLNENCGGTLGQIFGSLSVESQQGLASMGI; encoded by the coding sequence ATGTCTGATATAGCGtcaatcttggagaaatcGCTTCACCATGAATATGCCAAAGAATCAGAGGCTCAACTGGCAGCACTGGAAAACCATGAAGGGTTTGCCACCGAAGTGCTGCGAGTTGTCAGCAATGAAGGGTATCCCATGAATATTCGATTGAGTGGAGCAgtgttcttcaagaactttaTTCGAAGAAAATGGCTGGACGAGGATGGCAACTACAAGGTATCAGAAGTTGATGTGAAAATGATCAAAAAGGAAGTCATCGGCTTAATGATCCAGTTGCCTCCGTCATTGCAGGCCCAGATCGGTGAAGCTGTCAGCATCATCGCAGACAGTGAATTCCCGCAAAGATGGCCCGAATTGATCGACGAACTGGTGGTTAGAATAGGCGAAGACATGCTTGTAAATAGAGGTGTCTTGGTGGTGGCTCACtctatcttcaaaagatggCGTCCTTTGTTCCGATCTGATGAACtgtttttggaaataaagCTGGTCTTGGACAAGTTCAGTGTGCcgttcttgaaattgttcaaacATGTCGACGAACTTGTGGATCAAAATGTGAACTCGAAAGAACATTTAGAGGTACTACTGGATGTTCTGTTGCTACTGGTGAAAATTTATTACGACCTTAACTGTCAAGATATCCCAGagttctttgaagataacCTCGCCGCTGGAATGTCCCTTATGCACAAATACCTGTTGTTCAATCCCCCCGTATTGAAGAATGACGAGGAAGAGGAGCAAGCTGATCTTCTCACTAAAGTTAAGACGGCCATATGCGAACTGATTCAACTGTATACTATAAGATACGAAGATGTCTTCGGAAAGTTGATTCCCGATTTCATGAAATGTACCTGGGACTTGCTCATTGAGACAGACAACAAACCTAAGAATGATCTTCTAGTCTCCAAGGCATTGACGTTTATGAGTTCCACAGCTAGAATTCCCGCCCAAGCTGGCTTTTATCAAGACGAGGAGCATCTAAATAAGATCATCACCGCCATCATAATTCCTAACATCCGCATACGTCAAGCTGATGAAGAGctgtttgaagatgatccCATTGAATTCATCAGATTAGATCTAGAGGGGGCAGACTCGGAGTCTCGCAAAAAGTCTGCATTGGAGCTGCTCAAAGAGTTAAAGGAACAAAATCAGTCAAGTGTCACGTCCATTGGAATGAAGTACGTGAATCAGTATCTACAAGAATACTTACAATCTCCTAGTGAGAATTGGCGCTCTAAAGATTTGGCGCTCAATTTGTATTCAGCACTGGCAGTGAAAGGTACCATCACCAGTAATGGTGTTACTTCTATCAATTTACTGCTTAATGTTGTCGAGTTTTTCACAACTACTGTAGCTACAGATTTAGTGAATGATCAGGTGAATCCAATTTTAAAGGTTGATGCTATAAAGTACATCTACACATTCAGAAATCAACTAACAAAAGAGCAGTTGATTGAAGCATTTCAACTTCTCTCTACGCATTTGAACAACAGTGAGTACGTTGTGTACACCTACACAGCAATTACATTGGAGAAGATTCTATCAATTAAACAGCACGGTAAACCCTTGTTTCAAAAAGCAGACATTCCCACAAACGTACTTCAGCTATTAATTACCAATCtgttccaattgatcaCAAGCAAGGATTCATCTCCCGAGAAACTTGCCGAGAATGAGTTCTTAATGATCTGTGTCATGCGAATTCTGGTTGTTTCCGAGGATGCAATTAATCATCTAAGTAAGGAAATTTTGACGCAGTTATTGCGTATAATTCAAAGCATTGCTAAGAATCCTTCCAATCCCAAGTTCACACATTATACGTTTGAATCCATTGCAGCAGTTGCAAAGTACCAAAAGacaattgatgatgatctgtTGGAACTGGTAGTACCTCAATTATTACCAATTTTGGCCGAAGATGTCCAAGAATTTGTACCCTacattttccaaattctGGCCTTCTTACTAGAGAACTACCCGTCAACTAAACCTTTACCAACTGCCTATGGGCAGTTGATCAAACCTCTCATGTCACCTACCGTCTGGGAGTTCAAAGGGAACATTCCTGCTGTAACCAGATTGTTGCAGGCAATTATTCAACAGTCGCCCCAAAGTTTTGCCACTGATGCGGATATTACTCCTGTACTGGGagtcttccaaaaattaATTGCTTCCAAAGTGAATGACACTTATGGATTTGATTTACTAGAaaccatttttttcaacattgatTTCACTCGTTTAGCAAATTACACTAAAACAGCAGCGATGCTATTGCTACAAAGGCTACAAAACTCCAAGACTGAGAAATTTGTTAAAAGATTTGTGGTAATGATGGCAACTTTTGCATCGATCAGTGAAAAGGACCAGAAGCTGGTACGTAATGCTTCCCTTTTGGGTCCCGATTTTGTCATCCAGTTTGTAGACTCAGTTCAGAATGGTATTTTTGGACAGATACTCACAAATTTCATTATTCCTTCGAGTGATGGGTTCAACAATCTGAGGGATCGTAACGTGATTGTCATCGGATTGACCAATCTCATCTCCACCAGTTCACAATTTTACTCACCAGAAGGTAAATATCGTTTACAATTGATCCCATTGTTGGACAAGCTAACCCACCTGGTCACCACAGAATCAATTTCAGGGTATTTGAGAACGGAGGACGAGCTTGACACCtctgaaaatgaagagttCTTGTTTGGGTCATCATTTAATAAGTTAAACTCCATCCCCTATATTCCATTCACACCAGTATTAACCCTATCTTTGTCCAGTCAAGACCTAATTCgacaatttttcaaggaGCGGCTAGGCCAACTGAATGAAAACTGTGGAGGAACGTTGGGCCAAATATTCGGCTCCCTGAGTGTTGAGTCACAGCAAGGACTGGCCTCAATGGggatttga
- a CDS encoding Putative mitochondrial transport protein, translated as MDYVPPDNLPESNLLTAMIAGSVAACAQTAITYPFEFVKTGSQLHVGTFASRMKHPSSYFKGCKALMIGNTLKASSRFFIFNSASKFMANENGKTTAPRVVVAGLMTGAIETLWVIPFENIKTTIIQNTLELEKGKPVSKEPTRIVNSVKSETKVVRTTKSPTATQQSFLKTPSTTFTLAIKEIYSTNGIRGFLQGSGLTVFRQMANSMVWFSSYNFIKQGISPNSTDISDVTMLGIGMLSSMSVVAITQPIDVVKTRMQSKDAKQVYRDWMTCVVRTSFNEGISKFWAGWLPRLIKVSSSGNITLVTYQLMEYLLNNSMNEQIFT; from the coding sequence ATGGACTATGTACCTCCGGATAACTTACCAGAATCCAACCTGTTAACTGCCATGATTGCAGGTTCTGTGGCTGCCTGTGCCCAAACTGCTATAACTTATCCCTTTGAGTTTGTCAAAACAGGCTCTCAATTGCATGTTGGAACGTTTGCGTCCAGAATGAAACACCCGTCTTCATACTTCAAAGGTTGTAAAGCTTTGATGATAGGAAATACTCTGAAGGCCAGCAGCAggtttttcattttcaactcaGCTTCAAAGTTCATGGCTAACGAGAACGGAAAAACAACAGCACCAAGAGTTGTAGTTGCAGGGCTAATGACAGGAGCCATAGAAACGCTATGGGTCATCCCGtttgagaatatcaaaACTACCATCATTCAGAATACGCTAGAGTTGGAAAAGGGTAAACCAGTTTCAAAGGAACCCACAAGAATTGTGAATAGCGTCAAAAGCGAAACAAAGGTTGTAAGAACCACCAAGTCTCCCACAGCAACCCAGCAgtcctttttgaaaacgCCAAGTACTACTTTTACTCTTGCgatcaaagaaatataTAGTACCAACGGCATAAGGGGGTTTTTGCAAGGCTCTGGTTTGACTGTTTTTAGGCAGATGGCCAACTCAATGGTCTGGTTTTCTTCCTACAATTTCATTAAACAGGGAATCTCCCCCAACTCAACTGATATCTCGGATGTAACTATGCTGGGAATTGGTATGTTATCCTCGATGTCTGTAGTTGCCATCACACAGCCCATTGATGTGGTGAAAACAAGAATGCAATCCAAAGACGCAAAGCAAGTGTATAGAGACTGGATGACCTGCGTAGTCAGAACCAGCTTCAACGAGGGAATTTCCAAGTTCTGGGCTGGTTGGTTGCCAAGACTGATCAAAGTCAGCAGCAGTGGTAATATCACTCTAGTGACGTATCAATTAATGGAGTACTTGCTGAACAACTCTATGAACGAACAGATTTTTACATAA
- a CDS encoding Bifunctional enzyme of the 'de novo' purine nucleotide biosynthetic pathway, with protein sequence MSTILVVGNGGRENALVWKLIQSPKVAKVYVAPGNGGTHKLDKVTNVNIGSSKENFPQLVQFAQENNVDLVVPGPEQPLVDGIASWFTKIGVPVFGPSEKAALMEGSKTFSKDFMTKHGIPTAKFANFTNYDDAKRYIDENDHRLVIKASGIAAGKGVLIPTNKEEAYAAIKEIMVDRNFGDAGDEVVIEEFLDGDELSILCISDGYSFIDLPPAQDHKRIGNGDTGLNTGGMGAYAPAPVGTPALLNKIRETILKPTVDGMRKDGFPMVGCLFVGIMVAPNGEPQVLEYNVRFGDPETQTVLPLLETDLFDLMQATVEHRLDSINVKISPKFSTTVVMSAEGYPNSYRKGDVITVDELPQDTFIFHAGTSIKDGEVVTSGGRVIAATSIADTLETAVKQAYVGASKVHFQGKYNRTDIAHRAFRDAGKQKISLTYADSGVSVDNGNALVKNIKKLVKSTARTGADSEIGGFGGLFDLAKAGYTDVNDMLLVAATDGVGTKLRIAQIMDIHNTVGIDLVAMNVNDLVVQGAEPLMFLDYFATGKLDIQIAAQFVEGVAKGCIQAGCALVGGETSEMPGMYDPGHYDTNGTAVGAVLKDQMLPNEEQMAEGDVVLGLGSDGVHSNGFSLVRKILEKTGFKYTDKAPWNPSKTIGEELLVPTRIYVKQLLPSIKQKLILGLANITGGGVIENIPRALPDHLQAELDITKWEVPEIFKWFGRTGGIPVPDILKTLNMGIGMIAIVRADQVEKTVANLKAAGEKVYPIGTLRPRKEGESGCNVINAENLY encoded by the coding sequence ATGTCTACCATTCTGGTTGTTGGTAACGGAGGCAGAGAGAATGCTCTGGTCTGGAAACTCATTCAATCCCCCAAGGTTGCCAAAGTTTATGTTGCTCCTGGAAACGGTGGTACCCATAAACTTGACAAAGTTACCAATGTCAATATCGGCTCTTCCAAGGAGAATTTCCCACAACTAGTCCAGTTCGCTCAGGAGAACAATGTTGATCTTGTGGTGCCAGGTCCAGAACAGCCTCTGGTAGATGGAATCGCCTCTTGGTTCACCAAGATCGGTGTTCCAGTGTTTGGTCCAAGTGAAAAAGCTGCTTTGATGGAGGGCTCCAAAACCTTCAGCAAAGATTTCATGACTAAACATGGAATCCCCACTGCCAAGTTTGCCAACTTCACCAACTATGACGATGCCAAGCGTtacattgatgaaaacGACCACCGTTTGGTTATCAAGGCCTCAGGTATTGCGGCTGGTAAAGGTGTGTTAATTCCTACCAACAAGGAGGAGGCCTACGCTGCCATCAAAGAGATTATGGTTGACAGAAATTTCGGTGATGCTGGTGATGAGGTTGTgattgaagagtttttgGATGGTGACGAGTTGTCTATTCTTTGTATTTCAGACGGCTACTCATTTATTGACCTTCCCCCAGCTCAAGACCACAAGAGAATCGGAAACGGCGACACTGGTCTCAACACAGGAGGCATGGGAGCTTATGCTCCAGCTCCTGTTGGAACACCGGCCCTGTTGAACAAGATTAGAGAGACAATCTTGAAACCAACCGTTGATGGAATGAGGAAAGACGGTTTCCCCATGGTTGGATGCCTCTTTGTCGGTATCATGGTGGCTCCCAATGGAGAACCACAGGTGTTGGAATACAATGTCAGGTTTGGAGACCCTGAAACTCAAACAGTTTTGCCATTGTTGGAGACTGACTTGTTCGATTTGATGCAAGCCACTGTCGAACACCGTTTGGATTCTATAAATGTCAAGATATCCCCAAAATTCTCTACCACTGTTGTTATGTCCGCTGAAGGTTATCCCAACTCTTATCGCAAAGGAGATGTTATCACTGTGGATGAACTACCTCAGGATACCTTCATTTTCCACGCTGGTACCTCTATCAAGGATGGTGAAGTAGTTACAAGTGGAGGCCGTGTCATTGCTGCTACTTCCATTGCAGACACTCTTGAAACTGCGGTAAAGCAAGCCTACGTTGGTGCCTCTAAGGTTCACTTCCAGGGAAAGTATAATAGAACCGATATTGCCCATCGTGCATTCAGAGATGCTGGTAAACAAAAAATCTCTCTCACATATGCTGACTCTGGTGTTTCAGTTGACAACGGAAATGCTCTTGTCAAGAACATCAAGAAACTGGTAAAATCGACAGCTAGAACTGGAGCCGACTCCGAGATTGGTGGTTTCGGAGGTCTCTTTGACCTTGCGAAGGCCGGCTACACTGATGTCAACGACATGTTACTGGTCGCTGCCACTGACGGTGTCGGAACCAAGCTCAGAATTGCCCAGATTATGGACATCCATAACACTGTTGGAATTGATTTGGTAGCCATGAACGTCAACGACTTGGTGGTCCAGGGTGCGGAGCCATTGATGTTCTTGGACTATTTTGCTACTGGTAAACTGGATATTCAAATCGCTGCCCAGTTTGTGGAGGGTGTTGCTAAGGGTTGTATACAGGCTGGTTGTGCGTTGGTGGGAGGTGAAACGTCTGAAATGCCTGGAATGTACGATCCTGGTCACTACGATACCAATGGAACTGCTGTAGGAGCCgttttgaaagatcaaaTGCTTCCAAACGAGGAGCAGATGGCTGAAGGAGACGTCGTTTTGGGATTAGGCTCGGATGGTGTCCATTCAAATGGATTCTCTCTGGTTAGAaaaatcttggaaaaaacaGGATTCAAGTACACCGATAAAGCCCCATGGAATCCTTCGAAAACCATTGGAGAAGAGCTGTTAGTTCCAACTAGAATATACGTTAAGCAGCTGTTACCAAGCATTAAACAGAAACTCATCCTGGGTTTGGCCAACATTACTGGAGGAGGTGTTATTGAGAACATCCCTAGAGCTCTTCCAGACCACCTTCAAGCTGAGTTGGATATTACCAAGTGGGAGGTTCctgaaattttcaaatggTTTGGCCGCACTGGAGGTATCCCAGTTCctgatattttgaagactttgaacATGGGTATTGGTATGATCGCCATTGTCAGGGCTGATCAAGTGGAGAAGACTGTGGCCAACTTGAAGGCTGCTGGTGAGAAAGTATATCCAATCGGAACATTGCGTCCTAGGAAAGAAGGAGAATCTGGATGTAATGTCATTAATGCTGAAAATCTGTATTAG
- a CDS encoding Protein involved in the regulation of cell wall synthesis, which translates to MGFLDNVQESFKSVLYSLTTNDHYAEYSSRHTEHNKSTTSLRASVNNSSTSLVDSQRSSIAYRPGLRSQVTNSNIRLQDYVEGQPPLPSVAEIWERLDNWLEREYPELGENLDGGATSSDLNQFEHDLDVNLPLDVRESYQIHDGQLSHAKRVGLIFGLTLLSLDRVNEESTIWRNVAKKVDTLKDKGFVNRQSSIPAGSVQPVYSHDHWIPVAKDYAGNNIAVDLAPGPTGKWGQIILFGRDFDTKYVIAQSWTEFLLAVVEDLEEGKFLIDEIDESLMFYEKGRTVEYLRVLVYRAMSKDRKAKHEQQKKESLRSPAMESIESIVEVPSQVVEKADAGAKVQSEDKTETELNADSTETKPKSTGVESAQPITATATEEIQEPSLTTTAPEPEPEPEVEPESSSSQVSSTETVTPVERAPAEKEPSTEVKATDKTESLKDISLS; encoded by the coding sequence ATGGGGTTCTTAGACAACGTGCAAGAGTCATTTAAAAGCGTTTTATATTCACTCACTACAAACGATCACTATGCGGAGTATTCCAGTAGACACACAGAACACAACAAGTCCACCACCAGCTTGAGAGCCAGTGTTAACAATAGTAGCACCTCACTAGTTGATTCACAGCGTTCTTCCATTGCGTACCGCCCAGGGCTGAGGAGCCAGGTCACCAACAGTAACATCCGGTTGCAGGACTATGTCGAAGGACAGCCGCCTCTGCCATCGGTGGCCGAGATCTGGGAAAGGCTTGACAATTGGTTGGAGAGGGAGTATCCTGAACTTGGTGAAAACCTGGATGGAGGCGCAACAAGCAGCGACTTGAACCAGTTTGAGCACGATCTGGACGTGAATTTGCCTCTGGATGTCAGAGAAAGTTACCAAATTCATGACGGTCAATTGTCTCATGCCAAGCGTGTCGGGTTGATCTTTGGTCTTACGCTTCTTTCGCTGGACCGCGTTAACGAGGAATCGACTATATGGAGAAATGTCGCAAAGAAAGTAGACACGTTGAAGGATAAAGGGTTCGTCAACAGACAAAGCAGTATTCCGGCCGGTTCAGTACAACCGGTGTATTCGCACGATCACTGGATCCCAGTTGCCAAGGACTATGCAGGTAACAACATTGCCGTTGATTTGGCCCCAGGCCCAACTGGAAAATGGGGGCAGATCATATTGTTCGGAAGAGATTTTGACACCAAATATGTAATTGCCCAGTCATGGACAGAGTTTTTGCTAGCTGTTGTTGAGGACCTGGAAGAGggaaaatttttgatcGATGAGATCGATGAATCATTGATGTTCTACGAGAAGGGCCGCACTGTGGAGTATTTACGAGTGCTTGTTTACAGAGCAATGTCCAAGGATAGAAAAGCTAAGCACGAACAGCAGAAGAAGGAAAGTCTAAGGTCTCCTGCAATGGAGTCCATCGAATCTATTGTAGAGGTTCCATCTCAAGTAGTCGAAAAAGCAGACGCGGGAGCAAAAGTGCAATCTGAAGATAAAACGGAGACTGAGCTGAATGCTGATAGTACAGAGACCAAGCCTAAGTCCACAGGTGTTGAATCAGCCCAGCCAATAACTGCGACAGCCACAGAGGAAATACAAGAGCCATCGCTTACCACAACTGCACCGGAGCCAGAACCTGAACCGGAAGTTGAACCAGAATCTTCAAGCAGTCAAGTCTCCAGTACAGAAACAGTTACTCCGGTAGAAAGAGCGCCCGCAGAAAAGGAGCCTTCTACGGAAGTAAAGGCCACTGATAAAACAGAATCCCTCAAAGATATTTCCCTATCATAG